The proteins below are encoded in one region of Kogia breviceps isolate mKogBre1 chromosome 8, mKogBre1 haplotype 1, whole genome shotgun sequence:
- the HSPA5 gene encoding endoplasmic reticulum chaperone BiP, whose amino-acid sequence MKLSLVAAVLLLMLGAARPEEEDKKEDVGTVVGIDLGTTYSCVGVFKNGRVEIIANDQGNRITPSYVAFTPEGERLIGDAAKNQLTSNPENTVFDAKRLIGRTWNDPSVQQDIKFLPFKVVEKKTKPYIQVDVGGGQTKTFAPEEISAMVLTKMKETAEAYLGKKVTHAVVTVPAYFNDAQRQATKDAGTIAGLNVMRIINEPTAAAIAYGLDKREGEKNILVFDLGGGTFDVSLLTIDNGVFEVVATNGDTHLGGEDFDQRVMEHFIKLYKKKTGKDVRKDNRAVQKLRREVEKAKRALSSQHQARIEIESFYEGEDFSETLTRAKFEELNMDLFRSTMKPVQKVLEDSDLKKSDIDEIVLVGGSTRIPKIQQLVKEFFNGKEPSRGINPDEAVAYGAAVQAGVLSGDQDTGDLVLLDVCPLTLGIETVGGVMTKLIPRNTVVPTKKSQIFSTASDNQPTVTIKVYEGERPLTKDNHLLGTFDLTGIPPAPRGVPQIEVTFEIDVNGILRVTAEDKGTGNKNKITITNDQNRLTPEEIERMVNDAEKFAEEDKKLKERIDTRNELESYAYSLKNQIGDKEKLGGKLSSEDKETMEKAVEEKIEWLESHQDADIEDFKAKKKELEEIVQPIISKLYGSAGPPPTGDEEPADKDEL is encoded by the exons ATGAAGCTCTCCCTTGTGGCTGCGGTGCTGCTGCTGATGCTCGGCGCGGCGCGGCCGGAGGAGGAGGACAAGAAGGAGGACGTGGGCACGGTGGTCGGTATCGACCTGGGCACCACGTACTCCTG CGTCGGGGTGTTCAAGAACGGCCGCGTGGAGATCATCGCCAATGATCAGGGCAACCGCATCACGCCGTCTTATGTGGCCTTCACTCCTGAAGGGGAGCGTCTGATCGGCGATGCAGCCAAGAACCAGCTCACCTCCAATCCTGAGAACACGGTCTTCGACGCCAAGCGGCTCATCGGCCGTACATGGAACGACCCGTCTGTGCAGCAGGACATCAAGTTCTTGCCTTTCAAG gtggttgaaaagaaaactaaaccGTACATTCAAGTTGATGTTGGAGGTGGGCAAACAAAGACATTTGCTCCTGAAGAAATTTCTGCCATGGTTCTCACTAAAATGAAGGAAACTGCCGAGGCTTATTTGGGAAAGAAG GTTACTCATGCAGTTGTTACTGTACCAGCCTATTTCAATGATGCCCAACGCCAGGCAACCAAAGATGCTGGAACTATTGCTGGGTTGAATGTTATGAGGATCATCAATGAGCC TACAGCAGCTGCTATTGCTTATGGCCTGGataagagggaaggggagaagaacATCCTGGTGTTTGACTTGGGTGGTGGAACCTTTGATGTTTCTCTTCTCACTATTGATAATGGTGTCTTTGAAGTCGTGGCCACTAATGGAGATACTCATTTGGGTGGAGAAGACTTTGACCAGCGTGTCATGGAACACTTCATCAAGCtctacaaaaagaaaactggcaAAGACGTTCGGAAAGACAACAGAGCTGTGCAGAAACTCCGGCGTGAGGTTGAAAAGGCCAAACGGGCCCTGTCTTCTCAACATCAAGCAAGAATTGAAATTGAGTCCTTCTATGAAGGAGAAGACTTTTCTGAGACCCTGACTCGGGCCAAATTTGAAGAGCTAAACATG GACCTGTTCCGTTCTACCATGAAGCCTGTCCAGAAAGTGCTGGAAGATTCTGATTTAAAGAAGTCTGATATTGATGAAATTGTTCTTGTTGGTGGCTCTACTAGAATCCCAAAGATTCAACAACTGGTTAAAGAGTTTTTCAATGGCAAGGAGCCATCCCGTGGCATAAACCCAGATGAGGCTGTAGCGTATGGTGCTGCTGTCCAGGCTGGTGTACTCTCTGGTGATCAAGATACAG GTGATCTGGTATTGCTTGATGTATGTCCCCTTACACTTGGTATTGAAACCGTGGGAGGTGTCATGACCAAACTGATTCCAAGGAACACTGTGGTGCCCACCAAGAAGTCTCAAATCTTTTCTACAGCCTCTGATAATCAGCCAACTGTTACCATCAAGGTCTATGAAG GTGAACGACCTCTGACGAAAGACAATCACCTTCTGGGAACTTTTGATCTGACTGGAATTCCTCCTGCTCCCCGTGGGGTTCCACAGATTGAAGTCACCTTTGAGATAGATGTGAATGGCATTCTTCGAGTGACAGCTGAAGACAAAGGTAcaggcaacaaaaataaaatcacaattaCCAATGACCAAAATCGCCTGACACCTGAAGAAATTGAAAGGATGGTCAATGATGCTGAGAAGTTTGCCGAGGAAGACAAAAAGCTCAAGGAGCGCATTGACACCAGAAATGAGTTGGAAAGCTATGCCTACTCTCTAAAGAATCAGATTGGAGATAAAGAAAAGCTGGGAGGTAAACTTTCCTCTGAAGATAAGGAGACCATGGAAAAAGCTGTAGAAGAAAAGATTGAGTGGCTGGAAAGTCACCAAGATGCTGACATTGAAGATTTCAAAGCTAAAAAGAAGGAGCTAGAAGAAATTGTTCAGCCAATTATCAGCAAACTCTATGGAAGTGCAGGCCCTCCCCCAACTGGTGATGAGGAACCAGCAGACAAAGATGAGTTGTAG
- the LOC131761523 gene encoding homeobox protein MIXL1-like produces the protein MSSKGPQDGRRHKRTKFDKNQYKILTEAFRSDAYPDINVRIDLAKRTQIPEPRIQVWFQNRRARVLLKNTQKEEAQPPVPEPIQGGVGAPVPGSNQGGLCAPDSPCQQGLLVAQRDARFFSWKPEDVSGQAVFGECAGGLGVNMALPDLQAPANEPSGDLHSSLSSGFSPKVLNASQQRFSQLEDRSAETHLGDPGQLLAHGNWGLLWCGQHSSSGEQQPWWSWQPRPALESEVAPQQLLSHNQEAWAPLWSCLPLCPLQRLHPLTLSAQKPCSHPASPQP, from the coding sequence ATGTCTTCGAAGGGGCCCCAAGATGGCCGCAGGCACAAGAGAACCAAGTTCGACAAAAACCAATACAAGATTCTTACTGAGGCTTTTAGGAGTGACGCTTACCCTGATATTAATGTCAGAATAGATCTGGCCAAGCGAACCCAGATTCCTGAGCCGAGAATCCAGGTCTGGTTTCAGAACAGGAGAGCTCGAGTTCTTCTGAAGAATACCCAGAAGGAAGAGGCACAACCCCCAGTTCCAGAACCTATTCAGGGAGGAGTCGGCGCCCCagttccaggatccaatcaagGTGGACTCTGTGCCCCCGACAGCCCTTGCCAGCAGGGTCTTCTGGTGGCCCAGAGAGATGCCCGTTTTTTTTCCTGGAAGCCGGAAGATGTTTCTGGTCAAGCTGTTTTTGGGGAGTGTGCTGGTGGCCTGGGTGTGAATATGGCCTTGCCTGACCTGCAGGCCCCAGCTAATGAGCCTTCTGGAGACCTCCACTCGTCTCTCTCCTCGGGCTTCAGCCCCAAAGTTCTTAACGCTTCCCAACAGCGCTTCTCACAGCTGGAAGACCGCAGTGCAGAGACTCATTTGGGGGACCCTGGACAGCTCCTGGCACATGGGAACTGGGGCCTGCTGTGGTGCGGGCAGCATTCTTCCTCTGGAGAACAGCAACCATGGTGGAGCTGGCAGCCTCGGCCTGCTCTGGAGTCAGAGGTGGCACCCCAGCAGCTGCTGTCCCATAACCAGGAGGCCTGGGCGCCACTGTGGTCCTGTTTGCCCCTCTGCCCACTCCAGCGTCTTCACCCCTTAACCCTCTCTGCCCAGAAGCCCTGTTCCCATCCTGCTTCTCCTCAGCCCTAA